The DNA sequence CTGCTGCTAGTAGGGATTTAAAGTTGGAGAACCTGTTGCTGGACAAGCGGGAGAATGTGAAGATATCGGACTTCGGCTTCTCCAAGATGGTGCCTTCTAACCAGCCTGTGCGTAGTAGCTCTTCTTACCGCCAAGTGAACTTATTTTCCCACCTCAGCCAGACCTACTGTGGCAGCTTTGCTTATGCCTGCCCGGAGATCTTGCTAGGCTTGCCCTACAATCCTTTCCTGTCTGACACCTGGAGCATGGGCGTCATCCTCTACACTCTAGTGGTCGCCCATCTGCCCTTTGATGACACCAATCTCAAGAAGCTGCTGAAAGAGACTCAGAAGGAGGTCACTTTCCCATCTAACTGCACCATCTCCCAGGAGTGCAAGGTGCTGGCTCCCCCAGGAGGGCTGAGGCCTTAGGGGTGACCCACAGGGAAGAGTGAACCTAGGCCTTCCAATCCTGGGGAAGGCTATTCCAACTGGGTTATCTCACACTCTTAAGTATATAGTGGGGAGGGCTTAAAGGGTCTACCACTGGGCTCCAAACAGATGCTTGATAAAGTGGTTCCAGCTTCTATTCCTTTAGGCCAGAAGGGGATTATGCAAGAGATTCCCCCATCCTACCCCAATTCTTCCCTTCTCTTGCAGAAAATGTCTGGCTCTCTAGCATAAAAGCAGGACCATACCCCCTTTCACCAGAGTGGTGTGATGGGCTATCTTGCTTCTTTCTTAGGTCCAACTGCTCATTGCCTGTGTGGCACAATGGGGGGCAAGCTCAGCCAAgacctctctctcctcttccataGAACCTGGTCGTCCGGATGCTACGCCCAGCTACCAAGCGTGCCACCATCCTGGACATCCTCAAGGATCCCTGGGTGGTCAAATTCCAGCCTGAGCAACCCACATATGAGATCAGGTTACTTGAGGCTATGTGCCAGTCCCCCAACAACAGTAATCGTCGTCGCCAGTCTTTGGAAGTCAGGACCTGAAAATAACTGAGGCAAGGTGCTGAGAGGAGCAAAGTAGGAGGGTCTGGGGCTtttataccaaaaataaataattctgacAGTTTCATCAGTTAGGGTGGATTTTCTTGCCAGATCCTGTAACCAGTAATCTTGACACTTTTGCAGGTCAACAATAATTCAATGTAGTTCATGGGggtggtgggtgtgtgtgtgttggggagggggTGTCAGATACTTAGATTAATACCCAATTAAGTATGCACTTAATGTTCAAGAAGTGGTTGGGACAAAAGCTCTACTTTATAGTTCTGCCTATCTATAGTCCAAAATGATAGCATTGTATGTTCTTTCACAAATGAGTATTAGGCCATATTTAGTACTTTGGCTCCTCTTTCCTTCAGTGCCACCTTAACTACTATTGAAATAATACCAGGGAGTCAGGACTCCTTGTACTGTTGCTCCCAGACATAGAAGTGACAAGAGTCTTCAAGTCACACCAAGTCTTCTCGTTATGAAAGCTAAGAACTAGTGAATTCTAGATAAAGAAAAGCTACTTGCTCTATCTATCCCTGTATTCTCCCTCCCGGTCCTTGAAATATGCTTTGCAAAGGAAAATGGGGAAGTCATGACTGAGAAAAGCAGTTAACACTAGAGACGGCTCCATGGAAGTTTGCCTCAACACTAGGCACCTTTAGGATAAACCAACTTCAAAGGTAAAGTTGTTTCCCTAGAATACATGTTGAGATATTAGAAATACCCATTTGTTCTATGTTCCAACCCCTTCTCGTGACTCATTGTTCACATGTTCAGTGCTTAAAACAGCTTTAAGAACCAGAGAAGAGTTTCAAGTGTACGTGAGAGAGTATAGACACTAGTGATCCATCTACCCAATTTTATTGATAACAAGGGCACTGTAACTGCTATCAAAGAGAATGGAGCCCAGGGGCCCCTGCAGCAAGATCCTTCAGCGTTCAGCCAGGGATGGAAGGGCAACAGGTCCCTTTCTCATACAGGCATACTACCACATCAGCAAGACCTCCCAAAAAAGCTGTGCTTCTTTAGCTTGGTATTTGGCACTTAAGGAAAAGGGACCAATGAAGGCAGCAGGAGGACGACAAACCCAGACTCAGGATACCCACTCAGCCAACTGTTTTAGTTCTTCATCTTCATCCTCTTTGGGAGCTTTGACAAGGGCacccagaaaaagaaaggagaaatgttAAAGCCTCAGTAACTTCTAGCTATGCCCTACTGTGAACCCTGGAGCCTACTGAAGTGTGTCTCCCCAGCAAAGAACCTAAAGGTGTGTAGTCCTGCTTGTGGCTGCTACTCATTCCCACAGCACCTTAATGCAAATTAGAAAAAGCTTCCTTTTGTTCCCACCATTTGCATCCCTAAAGCAGAGTACACAGCTTGCAGTACTCCACTGAGTGGAGCACAGGTTGGATTCTGGATTTCATCCACACTCCCTTTTAGTCAGATGCTATTACACAGTCAACAACCTGCATATATGTGGCAGGATGGATGGGGAATAATCTTACCCCATATCTCCCCACATCATCAAGTCTTCCAGACAACAAATAGTCCTGGTTACCTGGCCCTGCAGGCAGATGTGTAGAAGGTACACTAGGCAATTTGACTGGGGGTTCTTCCTCCTCATTGCCCACATTTAACAACTCCTGGGCCAATTTCTCCTGCTCTAGTTCCTCTAGCTCTTCCAATAATTCATCCTGGATATGGGATGACAAAAAAGTTAAAGaccaagaaaagaaatttcaactTTCAAACAGATCACTTTTGAAATTCTCTTCCAAATCTGCCCCAAGAGCTTCTCTTGGGCATTCATTCTGGCCAGTCTCATAGCTTCTCTAATAGTCCCTGACCCCTCACCCCCAGTTACCTCATCCACGTCATCTCCAAAGCCCACAGGCCGAGAAATGGCATCTGAGATCTCCTGGGCCAGTTCCTGTTGTTCTGTGATATCAGCCATCAATTCATCTACCTTGTCAATGTCCCTGAGAACAAGATGTACAGTGAAGAAATCAGGCAAGATCCCTACCCCGAATTCCTTATATCACATAAATGAAACCCTTCTGTCTTATGGCCTCATACTAATAAATCGATGGCAGGAAAAAGGTAGAATCAAGTCTGGGCCAAGGAACAGCAAAAAGCCACAATGGAAAGCACAGGCTGTGCTaatgatctttaaaaattaaagaaatcatcTTTTCTCCCTAGAATGTCCCAGCAACAGGATCTTTCTTGAAGGAATCAAGGAGGCAGACAAGTCTTCTTATCACAAGTTTACACAAGTTCATATTCTGAAAGGCTTTAAAGTTGAAAGTGTTAAGTTGTGGGtgtaactctgtggtagagtgcttgcctcgcatgtggaaggtcctgagttcaatccccagtgttaccaaaaccaaaaaaaccttgAAAGTATAATCCCAAACCATCCTTCCCAATGTATAGGTACTCTCCTCCTCTGCCCCGTACCTACATGTCCTGGTAGGCTTTTTTCATGCCTTGGGCAGCAACCTCCATAGTACGAAGCACTTCTGCATTGGTGGTGGCATTCTCAATCGCTTCACGCTGAAACTCCAGGGTGGATAATGTTCCATCGGTTTGTGCCAGCTGCTTTTCCAATCTTTTCTTTCTCCGCAAAGCCTGCAGGGCAGCTGACCCAGCCCACATCCTGAACATCAGAGTCAGAAATACCTAATTCCCACCTGGGCCCTCCCCAGTGGCTCCTTTCCCTTATTACCTCTTTTGTTCTTGGTCCCATGCTTCTTGGCTGTTTGTAGCTCCTGCTGAATCTTCTGTTCCAGAAACTCCTGTTTTTTGATCAGTATCTTCTCAGTCTCCTTCAGTTTCTGTATTGCTTCTTCAGGGGTTggtcccttttccttcttccctgaaGAGTCCAGTGCAACACAGACCCATGTtgtgttaaagaaaaatattacccACCAATTGTTGAGTGCAcagtatgtgccaggcacttgaCTCTTAATCTCTAAATGATTCTCTACAATGAGTATACTATCTtcactttaaaaatctgaaaacaggCACAaaggtgttattttttatttttttgtctaaaaTCACAAGAAGAAGTTTAGTAGGAATCCAAAATGTGGCACAATGACTTTGAAAGCCAATACTCTTTTTGCTCTTTGAAGTAATTTCCAGCTACCACCACCccttttggcagtactggggattgagctcagagtgctgtaccactgagctagatccccagctctctttattttttatttcaagacagggtttaAGTTGTCAAAGCTAGCctggaacttatgatcttcctgcttcggcctcttgagtagctaggactacaggccTATACCACTGCACTCAACTGACTCcagtcacttttttttaatacctttatttatttatttttatgtagtgttgaggattgaatccagtgcctcacacatgctaagcaagcactctaccactgagcctcagccccagcccctccagtcaCTTTTAATAACCACTATTTTCATTTGCTGTCCTAGGAGATGCCAAAGATCCTAATTCCACAATATCAAACTAAATGAAGTACAAAaggctagaggggaaaaaaaaaagtttctcccTTCATCTTCTATACAACATTCATTTTCCCAAATAGAAATCTGATACCTTTCCCTGGGCAAAATCCTTCCCTACTCTCCATTACCTACAGgacaaaatccaaaactttctgGGGAAACCGAAGGCCTTCcctttacttttttcccctcttctaaTCACGTACACTGCGGCAGCCAAAACTTTTCCCCCATCTATATCTCTCCTGCCTATGTTTTGTGATGCCTGTTACCACTTCTGGAGTATCTCAGTACTCCACACGGCAAACTGCTAGCCTGGTGGAACACCGCCGACACCTACTTCTGTGCTTCCCTAGTCTTTTAGGAATGTCTATTATTGAGTTGCTATACTACACAAATGGCCTGTGTTCCCCTTGACATGAGCTTCCAGAAGGTAGTCTTTCACCTTAGGTCTCGATTGCCCAGCTAAGTAACCATCAGTATTTTGGAAAGGACTGGATAGAGGCTGCTGGAAATTAGTAACCCCCAGCCTGTGCGGTGGGAACCAGCTCAGTTGCCATGCTCTCCACTCACGTCCCCTCTCTCTGACCACAAGCTCAAGATTTAGGGATCCTGGAAGACAAGCGGGAGGGAGCAAGGCGCCCAGACTAGGCGGGGCCTATTGGCACCAGAGATGAGTCTGGCTTCAACTCGGGCCGGTGTCTTCGGTCCGCCTGACTCCTGAGGCTTTTCCCCGGCGGGGCGCCGCGgtcgcccccaccccccactccgaCCAGCATCTCTAGGCGGCCCAATCTCACCCCTCCCGAAGAGTCTGCCGAGCCCACTCATTGCGTCCTCGCCTCTCCCGCCTCCGCCCCTCGGCGTGCCCTGCACTTCCGCCTCGTTCCTGGCTAGTAGGCCCGCCTTGGCCAATCCCTCCTTAAGGCGCCGGGGCGACATCATCAACAGGCGCAAAGGAGACCACTGCTGTCATGTGACCAGGGCCACCATCCCCAGGTTGACGCGCTCCTCTTAAAGCGGCCGCTTCACTTTCTACTAAAACTGGTTTTGTTTCTAAAACTGGTTTTGTTCCGTGGAAGGGAACGTACAGCATAATAGAACCCACCATTGGGGTAGTGGGAAAATTCTTCAGGCCCCTCAGTAAATGGCGTGGGGATGGGTTCCAGAATGAAGGAGTCACAACCTTTTGGCAGAACCTGTCTCACACTCCACTCTGGGCACCTCAGGACGACAACCAGCCCCAGTTTAcacactagaaaaataaaaacaacccacACATAGATACACTTTAATAAATTGCAAATGCACCTGAAAAAAATGCCTTCTCCgtttcctttccattttaggCTTCAAATGAGGCTCATCCACAGGGCTGGACTTCAGTGCCCAGCTTGAGAGTTAGTGAATGTTTCTAACCCTTGGGCTAGGGTTTGAAGACTCATTCCATTCTGAATATGAATGCAGAGAACACCTATAAGGAAAATAAGTCACATTTCATCAGCTTTTTTAGGCCTTTCCATTATTACTCACCTTTTGTGGGTGTCACCTGTCATGCAGACCATCCACCCTGCACATAACTACCTAATACCCTCTTAGGAACACTTTCTTCTCATTCCCCAAATGGCTCTCCTCATTGCTCATACCCAGTTTACCAACATCTACAATATTTCGCTTCTCATCATCGAAGAATATCATCTGGGCGAAAGAAACCCCAGTCTTCTGCTGCAACCTGTGCAAGAAAGAGCAGGGGTAACCAAGCTGGAATCTTGGCCTCTCTGGTACtctccctgctggctcctacccTTATCTCCACCTACCTCTCAAAGTGTGTGACTTTGCTGCCCGGATAAATTTCCCGATGAGCAAAATATCTAACAAGGTCAAAGAGCTCCAGTAGTTGGTTCGCCCCTTCTATCTCACCTGTCCTGAAGAAAGGTATAATAGATGGGATAGGAGAGTGAAAGGCCAAGTCTTGAACTGCAAGCAAAGTTAAATATAACCAGGGGGAAACCACTTTGCTGTTTTTCCAGGAAGGCTAGGCTTCCTCTGCCCTCATTCAACTCCACAGACTTCTGTTTGACCATAGCTGGCGGTTAGCTCACGTTTAGTAACCAAAATGCACAGGAGGATGTACAACTAGGAAAAATATGCACATAATCTGAAATTTGCACCCCCCTAAATTTTAGTACTCAAGCGGTTATGTGAAATGTTTCCCCGTGCATGCATCCTTCAGCATTTACAGGGATTGTTGTCACTCCCTCTTCTTACCGGGAAGCCGCCGCGACGGGCACCCCAAGGTCCTGTAACCGTTCTAGGACCTTAGGCACCTCCGGGTACAACCGAATGTTCTGGCCCCGACTATCCCGGACAGTTCCATCACTAGAGAGGATGAGAAAACACTCAGCTCCGGCGGCGTCGCAACTCACCTAGTCCTCTGATACCCTGCCTCACCTGCTCCTGTGAAATGGGGGGTCTACGTGCGTGTCGACCCAGAAAGGCCACAGCGTGTAATCTACGAGAGGAAGAGCGAGGGAGGTTCAGCCTTGGGGTGCGCAAGGAGTCAGCTTGCCGCTGGCGAGGGAAAAAGAGCATGCCCTACGAAATTATTCCTGCCTGTTCCTCACCCAGATCAAAGACTGCGAGCTTCGGGAGCCGTGCCATGCCTCGGTCCCGGAGGATGCGTGCCAAGTTGGCGTTTTCTCCCGTGCCGGAGAACCCGCAATGCTGCAGAGGCCAAAGAAGCTGCCCGGGTGCCACAGAGAAAAGAGACTAGAGCGTCGCTGCGCTCCCGCAGCCAGTATGGCGATCGCGCAAGAGCGCCTTCTGCTGCCGCACGGGAAAAGGCCTGCAGCCTCTCACCAAAGTGACCGGAGATATAGGGGTGGGATCCGTCTAAGGTACTGGCCACAGGCATCTTCCCCTTAACTTCTTCACTCCAACCAGTTTTCACTAGAGAAGCCAAGGAGGGGAAATCCTTTCTTCTAAAAACACCAGCCCTTTTACCTTACCGAGACTGAATATCCCATCCCAGCTTATCACTCTTTCTCAACCTTTCTCTACATCAGCCTATTGATAGTTTCTAACTCAAGAGTCTTTGGCTGTCACAGAGCTCCTTGATTCGCTCCACCTTTAGAGAGCAAGCAGTCAGAGGCTGTTTGAGGATAGAACCATGGAAATGGGAAGAACAATAACTATACAGATATCGGACTAAGTTCATAAGCACACTCAAAGACACAGGCAAGGAGAAGGGTGTAGCGTCGGTAGCCACGTACAGTGGTGCACCGAGTTCTAGCTATTCAGGTGGCGGAAGCAAGAGGCTCACTTTTAGAAGCTcatctaaaacataaataaaaagaatgtaaggTCTGTAAAGCCCTTCAGGCTTTCTTCAACCAGGTACAAATGTAGAGTCAAAGCCACAGTGTGAGAAAACCTTTTCTCCTGGCTTCTACCATTCACTTCAGTAGTATGTTAACAGATGTGCAACAACCAGGTTGTGGAAAGGAACTAACATGCCAGTTTCTATAATTATTCCTATCAGGGCGAATTTCCACCAACACAAAGTCACTTACATGGAGTTGGAAATAGGTGGCAAGAAGTGGCTCTCATGAACCAGCCTCACCAGCATACACCTGAGTGGGCTTTCCTAGAGTGTGATAAACCCTCTAAGGGCACCAGCTCTTCATGGTACTGCTCCTTAAACCTAGTGTAAATGGTTATCATTGGGTCTGTTTTTATTTCAGTCACATTTGTGCAACAGAAAAAGATTACAGGAGGCCAGGAAATTTTATTGACAACTAAGGACACAGCCATAAGAGAGGGAAGCACACAGGACTGCAAATTAAAACCCAACAGCCAGCAGGGGCCCTTTGGGTCAGGAACATTGCATCCTGGGGTCCTCATATTCTCCCACCACACACAAGACTGGGCATCCAGGGGAGGGGGGAGTGACTCTGGTGTCCCAGAGAGTGACAGGATATATGATGCCTCATTATGAGCAACAGCATAAGGAGGTGAACTGGAAGGAAGGTCCGTCACTGCCTGAGACTATCTCCTCCTCTCAGAGCCAACACCAGGTGGAGAACTGAACCA is a window from the Urocitellus parryii isolate mUroPar1 chromosome 6, mUroPar1.hap1, whole genome shotgun sequence genome containing:
- the Chmp4a gene encoding charged multivesicular body protein 4a, which encodes MMSPRRLKEGLAKAGLLARNEAEVQGTPRGGGGRGEDAMSGLGRLFGRGKKEKGPTPEEAIQKLKETEKILIKKQEFLEQKIQQELQTAKKHGTKNKRAALQALRRKKRLEKQLAQTDGTLSTLEFQREAIENATTNAEVLRTMEVAAQGMKKAYQDMDIDKVDELMADITEQQELAQEISDAISRPVGFGDDVDEDELLEELEELEQEKLAQELLNVGNEEEEPPVKLPSVPSTHLPAGPAPKEDEDEELKQLAEWVS
- the Tssk4 gene encoding testis-specific serine/threonine-protein kinase 4, producing MKGDTMESAPPTAAYRSVMEEYGYEVGKVIGNGSYGTVYEAYYTKQKVMVAVKIISKKKASEDYLNKFLPREIQVMKVLRHKYLINFYQAIETTSRVYIVLELAQGGDVLEWIQRFGACSEPLAGKWFSQLTLGIAYLHSKGIVHRLTPSLSAASRDLKLENLLLDKRENVKISDFGFSKMVPSNQPVRSSSSYRQVNLFSHLSQTYCGSFAYACPEILLGLPYNPFLSDTWSMGVILYTLVVAHLPFDDTNLKKLLKETQKEVTFPSNCTISQECKNLVVRMLRPATKRATILDILKDPWVVKFQPEQPTYEIRLLEAMCQSPNNSNRRRQSLEVRT
- the Mdp1 gene encoding magnesium-dependent phosphatase 1 isoform X2; the protein is MARLPKLAVFDLDYTLWPFWVDTHVDPPFHRSSDGTVRDSRGQNIRLYPEVPKVLERLQDLGVPVAAASRTGEIEGANQLLELFDLVRYFAHREIYPGSKVTHFERLQQKTGVSFAQMIFFDDEKRNIVDVGKLGMSNEESHLGNEKKVFLRGY
- the Mdp1 gene encoding magnesium-dependent phosphatase 1 isoform X1; the protein is MARLPKLAVFDLDYTLWPFWVDTHVDPPFHRSSDGTVRDSRGQNIRLYPEVPKVLERLQDLGVPVAAASRTGEIEGANQLLELFDLVRYFAHREIYPGSKVTHFERLQQKTGVSFAQMIFFDDEKRNIVDVGKLGVLCIHIQNGMSLQTLAQGLETFTNSQAGH